Proteins from a single region of Palaemon carinicauda isolate YSFRI2023 chromosome 1, ASM3689809v2, whole genome shotgun sequence:
- the LOC137644061 gene encoding uncharacterized protein, whose product MKGSVFFLLILASLLMTGYADLKEEQKKEEEEPVTPFIPIPPPLSQPIPRRRSGGYGKRSIPDEAIEAHETQESQQNAAVAHGGLNQPSLQFQPFAPATGSLPSRRRSGGYGK is encoded by the exons ATGAAGGGATCAGTTTTCTTT TTGTTAATCCTAGCATCACTGTTGATGACTGGGTATGCAGACCTCAAAGAAGaacagaagaaagaagaagaagagccagTAACCCCATTTATACCTATTCCGCCACCTCTGTCCCAACCTATCCCACGCAGGAGATCAGGTGGCTATGGAAAGCGCAGTATACCGGACGAGGCCATTGAAGCACATGAAACGCAAGAATCCCAACAAAATGCCGCTGTAGCACACGGTGGTCTTAACCAGCCGTCACTGCAGTTCCAGCCCTTTGCCCCAGCGACGGGGTCCCTACCATCCAGGAGGAGAAGTGGGGGCTATGGAAAATAG